The genome window TACCCCGTTATTGGTTTTGGGCGGTGTTATCATGATTACCCAATGGACAATTGGCGCGTTGACAATGGGATTATTCCATCACAACCTGCATCAAACCCCGCCTTCGAACTGCGACTGGCAAGTGTGCCTAGCATTCAACCGGTTGTTTTTCCACTATGAGGTTGCTGTTGTTTTGACACCGCAGCGAAAGTCCCTGCCAGAGATGTCTCAAGCCTGTTTATTGATCTTGGGCGGTACATTGATACAGGGCGCCTGCAACTCCCACGGTAGATCGGTAATAACCCGCTCCAGCGCAGCTCCGGCATACGGTAACAACACCAACTTGCCCTTCTCTCCCGTTCATAATCTCTTCGCCGCAAACTCCACAATTGACGCGCAGGCCAGGCTGTGAAATGATTTGCTCAATGGGCGTGTTCATGGCTACTTCCTGGATGACCATCATTTCTTCGTCTGGCATGGTTTGATAGGCAGTCATTTGGGCGAAGTAATGGCGCGGCTCATCAAGAGCAAACAAAATTGCTTTATCGCGGAGATCCGTCGCAGGCGCAACGCGGATGGCGCTCCCAGTGTGCGTATCCACAAAGGTGGCAGCGGTCTTGCCATAATCCTCCACGCGCAGGGTGCGATGACCGACGGTGCAGTTCGTGGCGGCGGAGAGACCGTCGGCGAAACAGCCGTCGGTTTCGGTGATGACCAGGAGACGCTTGCAGCCATGATTCGGTTCGAGCTGCAATGAGCAGATGCCCCTGAGTCCGATGCGCACGCCGAGAATCTGGCGCGGGCACAAGTGACCATGGTCACGGGCTGAAATTTCCAGCAGGGCGGATAAAGCCTTCATGTTATGCTCCTAACCAAGGATCAAGATCACTCCGAGGATGGCGAAACCGGCGACCATCCACCGATCCAGGGAGCCGATCCGAATGGACATGGTTCTGCTGAGTTCGGGACGAAAGGCGCGGACTTCCGCTGCGAGGACGATCTGCTCAGCATGGCGGAGCGCGTTGGAGAAAACGGTCAGCACCAGTAATTGAATCCCGCGCCACCATTGCGAGCGCAAACCGCCGCGCATCCGCAGGCTGTGCCATGCGTTCATGCCGGATTGACGCAGATCTGGTAATAGATTAGTTGCGACTCCGATGGAGAAGCCAAGTCCGCGCAAGCCGCTGCGCTCGAGCAAGCCGGCCACCTCCACGATGTTGACCGAGCTGGAGAGGCCGTCCGCCGCAAGGAGGATGACGGCGGCACGCAGGGTCATTTGGATGCCGTTGGAGATGGCGAGGGAGGAAAGCGGCAAGCCCACTATCCTCAAATCGGGGGTGTCATCAGTTGCGCCGAAGAATACGTTGATCAGAAGCAGACTGCCGAAGATCACCAGCCAGCGCGGACGCGCGAGTCGTTGAATGGCGGCTGGATACATCAAGGCCAATGCGCCCAATGTAAAGAGCGCGGCCATGATCCCGCGGGAGGCGGGCGGCAGAAGAACCATCCCCAGCGCCCAGAGGAAGATGCTCAGATGACCGAGACTCCCAATGAGCGGCTTGGGATGGGAGCAGGCAATGACAGCGGGTTGGGCTTGCTTTAACATTATGGGATCGCGATGATCTCAACCAGTTCGCGCGGATTCAACTTGCCTTCCTGGTCGGGGAGCACCATGCGGAACGTGCCGTCCTCTTCATCGAGCGGACCATCCGCGCGGGCATAGGCGACGAGCGTATCGTCACGCATGAACAGGGATGCTTCGTAGTTTGCAGTGAAGCCATCCACGGCAACGGCTTTGACGACGGTAAGCAATGCGGGGTCAATGCCTGCGTCTTGAAGCAGGAGGGTCATCGGAATGCCGACATAGGTGACATTCCTGAAGACAGCCTGTGCCTCCCCAAGCGATTTCAGGTCGCTGGCGGTGTAGATTTTTTCGATGGTACCGCTCGAAACCTTCAACACCGCTCCAGCTGATTCCTGCGGCTTTGTCGCGCAGGCGGAAAGCGCCAGTGCAAAAGCGAGTGCGACGAGCAAAATGCGTTTCATTGTATTTCTCCTGATTGATAGTAGGCTGACTCGGGCGAATCCCCGCCCAGCCGTGTTTTCAAAATATGACCAAGCCGCCATGCCAGCCAGCCGCCGATGCCGCCAAAGACCAAGTGGATGCTGACCAGTGTCAGGACGATCCAGAATACAGCCTGGTATGGGATTCCGAAGAGACGTGCGCCCACATCCAGCAAATCCAGCCAGATGACGAGCAGGTTGCGCCCGAATAACAGCACACCTGTCACGAACGGCTGAACCAGTGTCCACAACGCCGCGCCCGCGCTGGCGAGCATGAAGGCGGGCATGGATGGCTTTCTAAAACTGCTGAAAACCAGTTCCGCGATCAGCGCTTCGGCAAGGATGCCGACCATTGGTCCGACGACGGCACTGCCGATGCTGAACAATTTCAAGACCATCGCGATGATGCCGATGAAGATCGTCGAGCCACGGCGCGGTACGAACAATCTGCCGATCGAAGCGACCATTATGCCGAGGATCGCCAGCGTCATACCTGTCAGGGGCAGGTCGATGGCGTGGAAGACCGAACCGAGCGTGATCTCCACCAGGCCCCACAAGGCACCGAAGACGGCCATCGTCACAAGTTCGCGGGTTGTAAATTTCATTTATCTTCCTTTCAGAGCGGTTTGCGTGCCACCATCTGGGCGATGCGCCGCGCTCTTCCCGGGCGATCGTCTCGTTTTGTCTCTGCATAGTGGATGATGTCCCAGCCGTTGAATGCGTGTTTCAACTCGAACGGCTCCAGATAATGATGCGGGCTTCCATCTGTTTCATGAGAAAAATTTTCATCACGTAAAAACGTTTCAAAGAATAGAAATCCGCCGGGCTTTAGAGACTTGCGATATGTGGATAAAAGCGGGCGTGAGAGATAATAAAAATTCAGGACAATATCGAAGTGATCCTCCGGCAGCCAGGGATCTGTCAGGTCCATCAGCGCGAAGGAGATGGGCAACGCTTCGTTCCGGACCCTTGACCGGGCGAGCCGTAAAGCGGCAATCGATACATCCAGGGCAATCACCTGCCATCCGTGCTCGGCGAGATGCAACCCTGTGGCGGTTGTGCCGCAGGCTGCATCGAGGACAAGCCTGTTGGGGGGTAACAAGTCCAGGTGCGAGATCACCAACGGGCGCGGTGGATGATGGTTCCGCCGCCGCTCCTCGTTGGTGTAACGCTCATCCCAGATCTGCGCGTCAGCATGCGGCATGGATAAATTCCTCCGCATGGATTCTGTCTTTCGAAACGGGGGCAATTTTCCCGTCGAGGGTGATGCGTCCTTCTTCCATCAGGATGACGCGGCGGGCATAATGGTGGACGAGTTTGTAGTCATGCGTGATGAGCAGGATGGCTGTCCCCTGTTCATTCAGGCGGGCGAGGCAGTCCATCAACTGCTGCAGGTGACGCCAATCCTGACCGAGGGTGGGTTCGTCGAGGATGACGAGGGCGGGGCGAAGCGCGATACACGAGGCAAGCGCTGTACGCTGCTGCTGCCCGATGGAAAGCGTGAAAGGACGGCGCGTACGAAGATGAAGCAGGTCTGCACTGGCAAGGGTTTGTTCGTGGATATGCTCGTCGAACCTGCGATAGTTGCGCGGACCAAATTCAATTTCCTCATCCACCGAATCGGTGAAGAGCTGGTCGGCGGGATTTTGAAAGAGCAGGGCAATATCCAGCCCGGGGCGCGGACGGGAGGTGCCATTGACCGTGACATTCCCTGACATGGGCTTGAGCAACCCTGCCGCCGCCAGCGCCAGCGTGGATTTACCCGTGCCGTTATCGCCAACCAGTGCAACGAATTCACCATGAAAGAGTTTCAGGTTAATGTCATGGATGATCGCATGACCATCGTAGCCGGCCGTGATATTTTGCAGATCAAGCAGGGGAGATTGACCTTCCGGGTGATGTCCGTTCGGCATGAGCAGTCCCTGCCAATCGGTGAGGGAAGCGGCAGTGGGGCGGCGTAATCCAAACTCGCGCAATGTTTTGTAATCACCAAGCATCTCTTCGAATTGACCTTGTGCCGCAATGCGGCCATCCTCCAAAATGAGCACACGGTCTGCCAGCCTGCGGACCTCCGCAAGCCGATGTTCGATCAGGACAATGGTCAGGCCGAACTGCCTTTTCAATTTTTCAAGCGTTTTGATGACGTTTTGCGTGCCGGGCACATCCAGCGAGGCGGTGGGTTCATCCAGCACAAGCACTTTCGGATTCATGGCAAGCGCGGCGGCGATGGCAAGCCGTTGAATTTGTCCGCCGGAGAGGTTGGCGGGTTTTTGTTCGCGCAGATCGGCAAGCCCAACCGACTCCAATGCCCAGTCCACGCGGGCAGCGACTTCCTCTTCGGTCATGCCGAGGTTGCGGGGACCAAAGGCAATTTCATCATCCACGCGCAGGTGGAAGAGGTGTGTGCGCGGGTTTTGAAAAACGATGCCGACTTGGCAGGCGATCTCATCCACAGGGGAATGAAGGACATCCATATCCGCGATGGTTGCCTTCCCTGCCACCCTGGCGGGAATCGATTTTGGGATGAGGCCGGCCAGGACATGCGCCAGTGTGGATTTGCCACAACCGGATGAACCTGTGATCACAAGGCATTCCCCGGCCTTCACATCAAACGAAATATTTTGCAGGATGCGGGCTGTCCCGTGGCAGACGTTCAAATTGCGGATACGGATCATGAAACCGCCTCCGCAGAGATATCCAGCACTTCCGCCCACTGCCAGCGCTGACGTGCCTGTTCCATGAGCGAGGGGCGGATGACCACGACACAGGGAAAATCCTGCGCAGTGTCAATGATGCGGAGTCCCTCCACAAGACCCACGCCATGTTCGAATTCGAAGGGACCCATTTCATCGAGGATAAAAAGATCGCAAGCCTCAAGCCTCTCAAGAACGGAGTTCCCCCATTCCAAGGTCTCTGCCACCAATTGCCAGTCCTGTGTCTGAATATCCCCGTCCTCAGCGCCTTTGCGGTGGGCCAGACGGCGCTGTTCGCCCGTCTGCAAATCCTTGAGCCCGATACCGATTTTTATGTTATCTATGAAAATGGATGGGGAGATCAGGCCGCCGGGTTGCAAGCCCCGAGCGCGGGCGCGTCCGATTAAATCCATACACCAGAGGGTCTTGCCCGACCCTCTTGGACCTGTGACCAGGGTCAGTCTTGGTTGATTCTTGTTTTGGGAGATCAAACTCGCCAGCAAAGCGTCGGGCGAGTTTTTCGCAGATTGCACAGCCTTTCGCTCCTTTTCAATTCCATCCCGTTTGCGGACGGGATGTCGGGAGGCTTTTCCGTTTCCGGAAAAACCCTTGTCCCTTTGCAGGGACCGTCCGTTCCGCCGTGATGTTTGCTTTTAGGCGGAACGGATCGGAGTGGTTTGTTATGGGATGGAGCGCGGGGCTTCCATCCGTTTTTATGATACCGGATTTGTCGTTTGTTTACATCATCATTACGGGTACTTTTATTCATCACCCGGCCGGGTGATGGAAATCTACTTAGTCAGGTCTTTTTTGACCTTTTCCAATTCGTCCAGAACATCAAGTTCCGCCTTGAGTTCGCTGGAAAGCGATGTGAAATAGGCCTTCACATTCTTGATGAATTTTCCGATCTCACGTGCGGAGCGTGCCAGGCGTTCGGGTCCGAGAACGATGGCGGCAAGCAGCAGGATGACGATCAGTTCATTGCCGCCGATGCCAAAAATATCCATTTCAACCTCTGCCGACAATTGCGGCCAGAACAATGCTGATGACGTACAGTCCCATCAGGGGGGCCATGACCAGTCCCATGTTGACAGGATCCACTGTGGGGGTGACTGCCGCGGCGACGATCGCGATGACAACAATGGCATGGCGCCATCCGCTTATCAGCTGTTTTGCGGTCACAAACTTTAACTTTGCCATGAACATGATGATCAGCGGCATCTCGAAACAGATGCCGATCCAGAACATGATGCGGGTGACAAACCCGAAGTAGTTTTCGGGGCGCACCTGCGTGGCGATCCCCATGAAACTGATCAGGAAGGGGATAGCCACCGGCAGCATCACAAACCAGGTGAATGCGACCCCGCCTGCAAACAGCAGGGTTGCGAACGGGACCATGACGAGAAGCCAGATACGCTCATTACGGTGCAGGCCCGGCAGGATGAACGCCAGGATCTGGTGCACAATGACCGGCATGGCAAGGACAAAGCCGCCCAGCAGTGAGACCTTCATAAAGATGGCGATGTTCTCAGTCAGCTCAATGGAGACGAGATTTTCCGTCCCGCCGATCGGCGAGGCAAGGTATTCGATGATCTGCTGCGAAAAAGCGAAGCTGATGCCGGTCGCAAGGACCAGGGCAAGGAAGGCCTTGAAGATTCTTTTCCGTAATTCGTCAAGATGCTTCAGCAGCGGCGCGGAATCTTCCAGCTGCACGCTGGCTTTGCGGTGTGCGCGGCCAAATGCATGAAAGACATCCCGCCAGTTGCGCCTGTTTTTTTTCGCGACGGTCACGTTTGCGCCCACGATGAAAGACTATTCCTTTTTCTCTTCGGCTTTCGTCGATTCGTCCTCGCCTTTTAATCCGCTGCGAAAACTGCTGATGCCCTTGCCCAATTCGCCGGCGATCTTGCCGATGCGTCCCACGCCAAATAACAGGATGACGATGACGAGGATGATGACCAATTCTGTGGTTCCGAGATGAAACATGATATTTCTCCTTAAATGTCTTTTGAAAGACGGAATGTCTGTGGAGTTGTGACATCCACTTTTAATTCGCGCAGCACCGGACCGGCTTCGCGCATTTCAAGCACACTGCTGGAAATGCCGATGTCAACCTCCATTTTTTTGAGACTGCTGATCCTGTTGACGTGGAATTCCAGGCTGTTGTGTTCCTCACTCATGACGTAATCGCCATACCCTGATGTATCAAAGGCTTGTCTGACCGCGGGAATGTCATCTCCAAACACCTTGGCGCTTTTCAGGAAATAATCCCTTTGCGAAAAGGCCATGTGCTTCGGCAGGTTATGCCCGCTGTTCTGCCGATGGACCTGTCCCGTGTGTTTGTTTTCAAGGGAGCAGTAATGCACACCGAGTTGCAAGCCGGCATCCAGCGCGAAATCGATCAAGCCCAGGCAGACGGTTTCGCTGCCCGCGATGGGCAGTCCGCCTGCATACCAGTAATCGTACAACACGCGGAAGGGGCGGGCCCTGACCTTGTAATCATTCCCTCGATAGGTTTCCACATTGTTGAACGGGAAACAGAACTCCAGCAGGTTGATCCCAAAGACGCCCAGCCGGTCGAGCTCGATCAACACATCCTTCATTTCCTCCAGTGTGTTGGGCAATACCGGCATTTCCACCATCACATTCTGGATGTACCCGCGGGCGAGGGCGATATTGTCGTATGTATGCCTGTGTCCCCCGGCGAGATCGTGCATGCGAATGCTGAAACGGATCTCCTGCAAACCGGATTTCTGCAACGACTCAAGCGCGGGCCGGTCAATATGGTCGCCGCTGGTGTAAAGGCGCGTGTGGGAATTCGGATACAGCTCCCGCGCGCGCTCGAAGAAACGATACGTTTCATCCTTGTGCAAAAGGGGTTCGCCGCCCGTCAATGCAATGTGTTGAAGACGCTGCCCCGCAGCGCGCGTTTCATCCAGCTCTGCAACCACGTCACGGGTATGTTCGCGGAAATACTCGTAGTTTTCCTGGTTCGGGTTGAAACAATAAAAACAGTCACGGTGACACTTCAATGAAATGAAGAAGGTCGAGCTGCCCGCCCCGGTCTGGCAGGCCACACAGGAGGGTGAAATCCGATTGATATAAATGCTCTTATCGCTGTTGCGTATGACCGCGCCTTTTTTACGCAGGTCCATGATCTTTTGCGTCGCCGCGGCAGTTGTATCCTGCTCCTCGATCTCAAGCCCCATCTGCCGCACCTGCTCCATGAAATCCTGATAGATCTGCACATAAATATTGGCATAGGTGCGCAGGGCGGGATTTTTTATCTCAGGCAGTGTGGATTTTGTAACATCCAAAATCATGAATGCGGCTCCTTTTGGGTTTTCCTCGGCAGCATGGAGCCGAATGGATGCGTGCGGCGATACTCACAAAGTTGACATAATTTCATGCCGTCACGTGCCGCCATCCATGTTTTGCAGCGCTCACAACGGGCCATCGGGCCTGATTCCACAACGACAGGTTCCTTCACGCTGAAAACTTTTTCAAAGGATGCTGTGTGGTCGAGGGTGATCGCATCAGGCAGGCAGACGTGACCGCACAAATCACAGCCGATGCAGTTCTGCGCCGAGAATGAGATGGAGAAGGTCATTTCATTCTCATTCTTTTTAAATCTCAGCGCTTCAGTAGGGCAGGCTCGTCCGCATGCAGCGCAGGCGGTACATGTTTCGGAGATGACGAGGGTGGCGAAACCAAGTCCATCGAGATTGGCGGTTGACACTGGATCAGGCAGATGGGATACGGCGGAGAGCAAACGCAATCTGTCCCGTCCGGGTTGGCGTTTGCTTCCCGCCACGCCATTTTCCATGGCGCGGGCGAGAGCAACCTGACCCTGACGCGCGACCAAGCGGAACAGGTCGCGGCGCGAAAGCGGGGGATTGGCTGCCTTCCAAGTGGTGCGCGCAACGGGCGCTTCGACTTCATCCAGGCAAAGGACTGGATCCATCCTTACCCATGCGGCCAGGAACCGGTTTGCACGTTCGGTTTGGGAGTGAATTACATGGTGGAGGGAATGCCATGTGCAGGCCGGGCAGGCGTCAGCGCGGACGGTGATGCGTTCCAGTCCAAGCGCAGAAAGGGTCAGGTACGCACCGCTCCCCAACCCTGCAAGGCATCCTTGAATTTGAATCCCGATGGATTCCGCTTCCCCCGTTTCAGGGTCTGGATGAAGCCCGCAAAGTAATTCAACGGGCTGGCCTTCGACGTGACTGACACAGTTAAGCAGGTTTGAAACGTCGTCATCTGCGCGATACGCGCCGACGGGACAGGCAGGCAGGCAGGCGAGGCACGATTGGCAGCGTTCCATGTCGAACGTTGGAGGCTGGCCGGCGGCGATTGCCTGAACGGGACAAAGATCGAAACACGCCGCGCATTCCGAATACTGGTCCTGCGAATGCAGGCAGCGTGCGGAATCCAGGATAACTTGTGAACGGTCGATCGAGGCGAACCGTTCCGCGGCGTTAAGCAGACTCACAACCTGACCTCTTTCGGCATTTCGATCTGTAATTCTTCGGCAATTGTCAGCAGAGACCCATGGGTCAAATGGGCGATGCCGCGATAGAAATCGGTGGTAGCGTGTTTTTTGATCAGCTCATACCAGCGTGAAATCCATTTCAACGGGTGTTCAGAAAGAAATTGACGTTGTGCCTGCAAAATCCTCTCGAGTTCGGGCATATCCTTCTCATCCAAAGCCAGCAAACCCTGTTTGGCAAGATGGGCGAGGAACGAAAGTTCCAAACCTATATGGTCATCCGGTTCTTTATATAACTTCTCTGACTCAAGTCCAAAACGGCGATACCACTCACGGACTTGAAGTGTTTGATCCTGAAAGATCATGCGATCCTCATTAAAATAGACCGACTCCCATGGAGGCGAAACAGGTTTGCCTATACCAACAAATAATCGAGTGTAATCCGCTTTCAAAGCAATGAGCTGTTCATCCGAAATGCCATTCTTGTTTTCCCGACTCCATTTTTGCAGAAGATGTAGACCCGTGTCAATATCCGCGTGATCCCTTTCCAGGGGCGATTCAGAAAAGACCTCCTCAGTGATTAGCGCTTGAAACCATTCCCGCTCCGGGTTCGATCGTGTTACCCTGCTTAGCAATCCAAACAAGAGCAACTCGCCCATAAGCGTTGGTTTCCATTCAACATGATTAGGTGCAGTTTCTGTCATTTTTCTTCTCCGTTGGCTTTACCGCGTTTTAACCACCATTTTAATAGGAACCATGGCACAATCCCCAGTGATGAAACAGCGATAATATAGGTGATAAAAGTAACCATTTGGGCGGTACTGATGCTTATTTTGGATAATGTGATCAGGATCTGTTTCGAAACACCAGGCTTCCAAACAGGTGAAAGCGGCAATTCATCCTCCGTCCCCAGTGCCAATATTTTTGCCGGCACATAAGGCAATTCTGACAAATGGCCATCCTTCATAAAAACCACCATATTGCCGGATTGCAGCACCAGTATTTCCCCGGTTTTTTTTGAGCGCACCTCAGCCTTGCCATCCTCAAACAGATAGAATCTTGCAATCCCTCCAGGAGGCCGCTCCAATGCAAAATAACCATCGGATAATCTGATCTCTGCATCCAGTGTTTCAAGGACAAAAGGCTGAGCAGCATGGTTGTATCCCCAAATCCATCCGGATTCAAATTTGATCCTATCTTTGGCGGCATTTGCTTGCGTTTCGCTGGGAATTACTATTTCGCCATCTCCCCAGGCCACAAGAGCAACATCCGGACGGCGTTCAAGCATAATTGATGGAGCGGGTGCCAAACCCTCACTTGGCAGTTCGATTTCCTGACTAAAGTATCCTGGTGCGTTCGTTACCCAGGCCTGTTCAATCACTGGCATGGTATTGATGATCCATTTCCCCGACTCTGGCTCCACCTGGTGGGTGAGCCCGTCTGGGGTGGTCAACCAGGCAAATGGCAGCCACTCGCCATCCTGCCCGCTGACCTCACCATTCCATACAAGTCCGTCAACCGAATGTAATTCCAACGCAACATCGCTGATGGGTGATTGTGTCAGGTCAATGATTTGTTGACTTCCCATCAAATGGTCTGACCGCATAATTCCCGGATCTGGAACAACACTGTACACGGAAACCGGGAGATTCGTGAATGAGAACGTGCCGTCCCTGGCCGTTTCTGTGTAGAAATCAGGTCCGGCAGGCAAACCGAACGCCCATATTTTCACAGATTGCGGGAGATGATCGTCGTCGCTTGTCAACCGGCCGTTGATTTGTCCCTTTTGTCCGAAAACGTTAAAGGTGACCTGCGGTATGGTGGTTGCATCCGGGTCAAGGAGTACGGTCTTGGTTTCTGGACTGGAATAGAATATTCCGTCAACAACCTGATCTGGAACCATGATTTCATAATTGGTAATGGCCTGGGATAAAATCTCCAGTTCAAGCACCGCCCCGCCAGC of Anaerolineales bacterium contains these proteins:
- a CDS encoding FmdE family protein, producing MKALSALLEISARDHGHLCPRQILGVRIGLRGICSLQLEPNHGCKRLLVITETDGCFADGLSAATNCTVGHRTLRVEDYGKTAATFVDTHTGSAIRVAPATDLRDKAILFALDEPRHYFAQMTAYQTMPDEEMMVIQEVAMNTPIEQIISQPGLRVNCGVCGEEIMNGREGQVGVVTVCRSCAGAGYYRSTVGVAGALYQCTAQDQ
- a CDS encoding energy-coupling factor transporter transmembrane component T, with the translated sequence MLKQAQPAVIACSHPKPLIGSLGHLSIFLWALGMVLLPPASRGIMAALFTLGALALMYPAAIQRLARPRWLVIFGSLLLINVFFGATDDTPDLRIVGLPLSSLAISNGIQMTLRAAVILLAADGLSSSVNIVEVAGLLERSGLRGLGFSIGVATNLLPDLRQSGMNAWHSLRMRGGLRSQWWRGIQLLVLTVFSNALRHAEQIVLAAEVRAFRPELSRTMSIRIGSLDRWMVAGFAILGVILILG
- a CDS encoding molybdopterin-dependent oxidoreductase, with protein sequence MKRILLVALAFALALSACATKPQESAGAVLKVSSGTIEKIYTASDLKSLGEAQAVFRNVTYVGIPMTLLLQDAGIDPALLTVVKAVAVDGFTANYEASLFMRDDTLVAYARADGPLDEEDGTFRMVLPDQEGKLNPRELVEIIAIP
- a CDS encoding methyltransferase domain-containing protein → MPHADAQIWDERYTNEERRRNHHPPRPLVISHLDLLPPNRLVLDAACGTTATGLHLAEHGWQVIALDVSIAALRLARSRVRNEALPISFALMDLTDPWLPEDHFDIVLNFYYLSRPLLSTYRKSLKPGGFLFFETFLRDENFSHETDGSPHHYLEPFELKHAFNGWDIIHYAETKRDDRPGRARRIAQMVARKPL
- a CDS encoding ATP-binding cassette domain-containing protein, whose protein sequence is MIRIRNLNVCHGTARILQNISFDVKAGECLVITGSSGCGKSTLAHVLAGLIPKSIPARVAGKATIADMDVLHSPVDEIACQVGIVFQNPRTHLFHLRVDDEIAFGPRNLGMTEEEVAARVDWALESVGLADLREQKPANLSGGQIQRLAIAAALAMNPKVLVLDEPTASLDVPGTQNVIKTLEKLKRQFGLTIVLIEHRLAEVRRLADRVLILEDGRIAAQGQFEEMLGDYKTLREFGLRRPTAASLTDWQGLLMPNGHHPEGQSPLLDLQNITAGYDGHAIIHDINLKLFHGEFVALVGDNGTGKSTLALAAAGLLKPMSGNVTVNGTSRPRPGLDIALLFQNPADQLFTDSVDEEIEFGPRNYRRFDEHIHEQTLASADLLHLRTRRPFTLSIGQQQRTALASCIALRPALVILDEPTLGQDWRHLQQLMDCLARLNEQGTAILLITHDYKLVHHYARRVILMEEGRITLDGKIAPVSKDRIHAEEFIHAAC
- a CDS encoding nucleoside-triphosphatase — translated: MQSAKNSPDALLASLISQNKNQPRLTLVTGPRGSGKTLWCMDLIGRARARGLQPGGLISPSIFIDNIKIGIGLKDLQTGEQRRLAHRKGAEDGDIQTQDWQLVAETLEWGNSVLERLEACDLFILDEMGPFEFEHGVGLVEGLRIIDTAQDFPCVVVIRPSLMEQARQRWQWAEVLDISAEAVS
- a CDS encoding twin-arginine translocase TatA/TatE family subunit, which codes for MDIFGIGGNELIVILLLAAIVLGPERLARSAREIGKFIKNVKAYFTSLSSELKAELDVLDELEKVKKDLTK
- the tatC gene encoding twin-arginine translocase subunit TatC — translated: MTVAKKNRRNWRDVFHAFGRAHRKASVQLEDSAPLLKHLDELRKRIFKAFLALVLATGISFAFSQQIIEYLASPIGGTENLVSIELTENIAIFMKVSLLGGFVLAMPVIVHQILAFILPGLHRNERIWLLVMVPFATLLFAGGVAFTWFVMLPVAIPFLISFMGIATQVRPENYFGFVTRIMFWIGICFEMPLIIMFMAKLKFVTAKQLISGWRHAIVVIAIVAAAVTPTVDPVNMGLVMAPLMGLYVISIVLAAIVGRG
- a CDS encoding twin-arginine translocase TatA/TatE family subunit; protein product: MFHLGTTELVIILVIVILLFGVGRIGKIAGELGKGISSFRSGLKGEDESTKAEEKKE
- a CDS encoding radical SAM protein, producing MILDVTKSTLPEIKNPALRTYANIYVQIYQDFMEQVRQMGLEIEEQDTTAAATQKIMDLRKKGAVIRNSDKSIYINRISPSCVACQTGAGSSTFFISLKCHRDCFYCFNPNQENYEYFREHTRDVVAELDETRAAGQRLQHIALTGGEPLLHKDETYRFFERARELYPNSHTRLYTSGDHIDRPALESLQKSGLQEIRFSIRMHDLAGGHRHTYDNIALARGYIQNVMVEMPVLPNTLEEMKDVLIELDRLGVFGINLLEFCFPFNNVETYRGNDYKVRARPFRVLYDYWYAGGLPIAGSETVCLGLIDFALDAGLQLGVHYCSLENKHTGQVHRQNSGHNLPKHMAFSQRDYFLKSAKVFGDDIPAVRQAFDTSGYGDYVMSEEHNSLEFHVNRISSLKKMEVDIGISSSVLEMREAGPVLRELKVDVTTPQTFRLSKDI
- a CDS encoding 4Fe-4S dicluster domain-containing protein, yielding MSLLNAAERFASIDRSQVILDSARCLHSQDQYSECAACFDLCPVQAIAAGQPPTFDMERCQSCLACLPACPVGAYRADDDVSNLLNCVSHVEGQPVELLCGLHPDPETGEAESIGIQIQGCLAGLGSGAYLTLSALGLERITVRADACPACTWHSLHHVIHSQTERANRFLAAWVRMDPVLCLDEVEAPVARTTWKAANPPLSRRDLFRLVARQGQVALARAMENGVAGSKRQPGRDRLRLLSAVSHLPDPVSTANLDGLGFATLVISETCTACAACGRACPTEALRFKKNENEMTFSISFSAQNCIGCDLCGHVCLPDAITLDHTASFEKVFSVKEPVVVESGPMARCERCKTWMAARDGMKLCQLCEYRRTHPFGSMLPRKTQKEPHS
- a CDS encoding molecular chaperone TorD family protein; protein product: MTETAPNHVEWKPTLMGELLLFGLLSRVTRSNPEREWFQALITEEVFSESPLERDHADIDTGLHLLQKWSRENKNGISDEQLIALKADYTRLFVGIGKPVSPPWESVYFNEDRMIFQDQTLQVREWYRRFGLESEKLYKEPDDHIGLELSFLAHLAKQGLLALDEKDMPELERILQAQRQFLSEHPLKWISRWYELIKKHATTDFYRGIAHLTHGSLLTIAEELQIEMPKEVRL